Within the Beduinella massiliensis genome, the region CGGGCAGTACGGCGGCGGCGCATTCCTGATTCCTTACGTGCTGTTCGTGGCGCTGTTCGGCTTCGTCGGGCTCTCGGCGGAGTTCGCGATCGGGCGGCGCGCGAAGACCGGCACGCTCGGCGCGTACGAATACTGCTGGAACCGCGTAGGCCGGGGCAAGGTAGGCTACGCACTGGGCTGGATTCCGCTGCTCGGCTCGCTCGGCATCGCCATCGGCTACGCGATCATCGTCGGCTGGGTGGTGCGCGCGTTCGCGGGTTCGCTCACCGGCGCCATCCTCACCGAGGACGCCGCGCGCTTCTTCAGCGAGGCAACGGGCAGTTTCGGCAGCGTCCCCTGGCACGTGCTGGTGATCGTGCTTTCCTGCGGAATCCTGATGCTGGGGGCCACCAAGGGCATTGAGCGCATCAACAAGGTGCTGATGCCCGCCTTCTTCATCCTGTTCGCCCTTCTCGCCGTGCGCGTCGCTTTCCTGCCGGGCGCCGCAGAGGGCTACCGCTTTCTCTTCACCCCGCACTGGGAGGACCTGCTCAAGGCCGACACCTGGGTCATGGCCATGGGCCAGGCGTTTTTCTCGCTCTCCATCACGGGGTCCGGCATGATCGTCTACGGCACGTACCTTTCCAAAGGCGAGGACATCCCCGCCGCCTCCGTGCGCACCGCCGTGTTCGACACGCTGGCCGCCATGCTCGCGGCGCTCGCGATCATGCCCGCGGTGTTTGCGTTCGGCATCGAGCCGAACGCGGGCCCGCCCCTGATGTTCATCACCCTGCCGAACATCTTCCGTCAGATGCCGATGGGCCGCCTGTTTGCGGCGCTGTTCTTCCTCTCCGTCGCCTTTGCGGGCATCACCAGCCTCATCAACATGTTCGAGGCGGTCTCGGAGTCCTGGCAGACGCGCTTTCACCTGCCCCGCAGGGCGGCCGTGCTGCTGTGCGGCGGCATCGCGCTGCTGGTCGGCCTGTTCCTCGAAGCGGAGCCGGACGTCGGCCGCTGGATGGACTTCATCACCATCATCGTCGTCCCGTTCGGCGCGGTGCTGGGGGCCGTCTCCATCTATTACGTGCTGGGCTATCGCGAAATTCGCCGGGAGCTGGAAACCGGCCGCGCCCGCCCGCTGGGCAGGCTCTTCGGCCCGGCGGCGCGCTTTGTGTACGTGCCGCTCGCGGTCGTCGTCTTCATTCTGGGCATTCTCTACGGCGGAATCGGCTGAGGCGCGCCAATGGCGCCTGACATAAAACGGGGCGGCCTTCACGCGCGTGAAGGCCGCCCTGTTTATCGCTTCTGTTCTTCCCGGATGATTCTTTCCAGCGCGCGTTCAAACGCCTCATCCTCCGCGCGCGTGCGCTTGCGGGGCCCCTTGATCCGCCCGCCGCCGCTGCGGATTTTGCGCGCAGTATGGCGGGCGAGCAGCAGGCCGTCGATGTTTTCCGGCGTGTACTCCATGCCGTTTTGGTTCAGCGCCCGCGCGCGCCGGGCGAGCGCCATGGCCGCGAGCCCGTAATCCTGCGTGACCACGACGTCGCCGGGCTGCGCCATGTTTACCAGATGAAAGTCCACGCTGTCCGCGCCTTTGGAAACGGTGACCGTCTCCGCTCCCTCGCGCTCGATCGCGTGTGCCTCGTCGCAGAGGATGACCGCCGGCACGTCAAACCGCCTGGCGCAGGCGACGCACGCGCTCACCACCGGGCAGCCGTCCGCGTCGATCAGAATGCGCATGCGTCACGCCTCCCCCGCCCGTTCCTTCAAACAGGCAAACACGTCCGCCGCGCGCGGCGGGCAGCCCGGCACGAAGCGCGCAAAGCCGCAGGTGCACTGGCCGACGCCCAGCTCTCCTCGCTCCCCGCGCCAGCCCTGGCCGATGCAGACCTCCCGGGGCGCGGGAATGCCCTCCACGCTAAGGCGCTCAAGCGCGTAAATCAGGCTGGCGTAGCAGGCGCTGCACGCGTCCTTTTCGCGCACGCAGCGGCTCAACGCCGCGACGCGGCGCGTCCTTTGCGCAGTCCCCTCCCGGCGCTGGGGACGGTTCAGCTCCGTCAAGCGCGCCGCCTGCACGTCCGCGCTGCCCACGCCAAGCGCCTGCGCCATGGCGACGTAGGGCACGTCCGAAAGCGCGTAGCCCAACGCCTCGCAGGCCCAGGCGTCGCAGAGCACCGGGTCGCGAAATCCCAGCACCTGCCCGCGCGGAACGGGGTTCCCACCCTCCTCAAAGTTCAGGTCGCCGCAGATCGCGTCCACCAGCACGAAGTCCTGGCGGATCGCCGCGTTCAGGTGGGCGATGGGCTTCATGAGCCCCATCGTGTGAAACCGCCGCTTTTCGCTGTTGGGAATCAGGCCCTTCATGTTCTTGAGCGCGCAGGTCACCGCCGTCTGGCAGTGCCCCTTGAGCACGGGCACGCCGATGAGAAAGTCGATCTCCCGCAGG harbors:
- a CDS encoding sodium-dependent transporter gives rise to the protein MNDKRRTAPSESTHANGGFRSGAGFVLACVGSAVGMGNIWMFPYRVGQYGGGAFLIPYVLFVALFGFVGLSAEFAIGRRAKTGTLGAYEYCWNRVGRGKVGYALGWIPLLGSLGIAIGYAIIVGWVVRAFAGSLTGAILTEDAARFFSEATGSFGSVPWHVLVIVLSCGILMLGATKGIERINKVLMPAFFILFALLAVRVAFLPGAAEGYRFLFTPHWEDLLKADTWVMAMGQAFFSLSITGSGMIVYGTYLSKGEDIPAASVRTAVFDTLAAMLAALAIMPAVFAFGIEPNAGPPLMFITLPNIFRQMPMGRLFAALFFLSVAFAGITSLINMFEAVSESWQTRFHLPRRAAVLLCGGIALLVGLFLEAEPDVGRWMDFITIIVVPFGAVLGAVSIYYVLGYREIRRELETGRARPLGRLFGPAARFVYVPLAVVVFILGILYGGIG
- a CDS encoding YaiI/YqxD family protein — its product is MRILIDADGCPVVSACVACARRFDVPAVILCDEAHAIEREGAETVTVSKGADSVDFHLVNMAQPGDVVVTQDYGLAAMALARRARALNQNGMEYTPENIDGLLLARHTARKIRSGGGRIKGPRKRTRAEDEAFERALERIIREEQKR
- a CDS encoding DUF362 domain-containing protein, with amino-acid sequence MEKNDVLAVYGTDARQMARAILEAAKIEELIGSRDARIALKPNLVTARPAEDGGTTHPLLLAGAIEYLQEKGFRRIKIVEGSWVGDRTQEAFDVCGYRALSERYGVPLVDTQRDGSHAVDAAGMRLNVCDCLREIDFLIGVPVLKGHCQTAVTCALKNMKGLIPNSEKRRFHTMGLMKPIAHLNAAIRQDFVLVDAICGDLNFEEGGNPVPRGQVLGFRDPVLCDAWACEALGYALSDVPYVAMAQALGVGSADVQAARLTELNRPQRREGTAQRTRRVAALSRCVREKDACSACYASLIYALERLSVEGIPAPREVCIGQGWRGERGELGVGQCTCGFARFVPGCPPRAADVFACLKERAGEA